The sequence below is a genomic window from Oreochromis aureus strain Israel breed Guangdong linkage group 12, ZZ_aureus, whole genome shotgun sequence.
ACAAATGGAACAAAGGCCTCTTTGACTATGTGCGAGTTTCACTCACAGGCACAACTCTCTCTAGACACACGTTGAAGTTTTTCTTCTGATTCATCTTCAGTTTCTTCAGTGCCACTCGGGTTTCCCCGATAAACTCATTATGCCCAAACTTGTCTTCGTCACAGACAGAGACCCTGAGAAAATTTTAAGTAACTCTTAATTATACAGAGCGGTATGTCTTTAAATGTAAGGACAGATGAAGTTTGACATGTGAGCACATGGCTGTTGATGCAAAGTAAAACTTTGAGTGAAACAGTCTGAAGTTTAGGATTCACCTGAGGGTCTTACGCTGCATGTCCTCATCTGTCAGGCCATGGTAGGTGAGCGTCTCGTTCCACACAGGGTTGCGGGTGTTTCTCAGCGTCTTTGTGCGCAGCTTGTTCGACTGTTGGATTCAAGGTGGATCAGGAAAAGGAAATATCATTTTCTAGATACAGTTAAACCTCCAAGTCATGCTTGTAAGATTAAACCACAAGATGTCAGGCTTGAGCTAAGAGAAAGGTTTCTCATCAAATCAAACGGTCTGAAATTGCCATCCTTCCTTTATTGCATAGCAGGATATTAAGGTTTTAGATCTTTTAAAATAAGTGAAAGCTTAATGTAGGAAAGCATGTATTTTACCTTACTAGCCCCTGGCAGCAGATGAAGCTTGACATAAGGATCTGCCAGTCCATTTGAGTCCATGGGTTTCAGTCCCTGAggagaaacagggcagggtgtTCGCCACATCACAAACGGCAGAGAGCAATTAAGCTATAGTGCCATTCAGGGCCTTTTTAACATGACCCACTTGATTGAAATTGCCTCTTTGTGTGGGAGAATGAGCTGAATAGTGGTACCTTTGCTTTGAGGATGGTACAGTGGAGGCTGTTGCTTTCCTGTTCATAGTGAAGACTGAACTCTAGAGAGCCCAGAGTGGCTGAAAGAGATCCCAGACCAATCATTACATGAAGGTACGGAGAGACAGCAAGTCTGCTCTTGAACAATTAAGAGTGTAAATATAGAAATATTCTCTTGTAATTAAACAACACTCATCTTGTAAATTAAAGTGAGAATTGGAAACCAGCCCAGAATGGACTGAAAGGATGGACAAAAGGACTTGACCTTCATCATGAAACATTCTCAGGCTTCTATTTACCTTATCTAAACAGCAGGACAATCTTATTAAAAACAgggaaatataatataaaagaaTTCAAGTCTCAAAGGATAagggagggaaaaaataaagacCAGCATGCTGCCCACTCAGACTTTCTTTGCATGAGTTTTATTGCCAAGCATAGTTGTCGAGGGATGGAATAATcaaatgtctttaaaacaaaaatacaactatAACTTTTAAGAGCTGCTCAGCACTGCTTTGAGTTGAATCTTTAACATTAGCATGCTAAAATGCTCATACTGGCAGCTCATCTGAAGCTTAACTGCAGAACTTAAATGTTAAATCATAAAAACAGGTTTATTCTTATTGTTCTGAAAAGCACATGAATGTCTGGATGTAATTTTCAGTCCTTAAATGGTGCTAGTATGGTATTTTAGTCTGGACCGAGGCCAGTATTCCTATATGATCATGTCACTTTTATAGCTGAAAATAAGCACCACTGGATTATAATttattaaaagataaaatattgtttttactgGTAACAAATCACtaaaaatctaaatatgcaGATATTAAGTTAAGATATGCCTAAATTGCTGTTACTTGTTAAGTAAAGAAGTCGTATCCAACTGGGCTACATCACATCCCCATAGAGAACAGACACATAACACCATTGCTATTTCTGACATGTTCCCTGCTTACACTGGGGACTAAATCCCACACAAGGGGATCTATAACGTGTTCCGCCTCCTGTATCTTAAATTTTCTTTTGCACAGTTTAATTGTCCTGGAcctcaataaaataaattaaaacccaATTCCCTAGAGACAGAATGAGGGCTGTTTGACGCCGGAGGCCAAAATCATGACTGGCAGgttatcatcctcatcattaaAATGGGATATATGAAAACAGTGACTAGATGCATCGCTACTGATTTAGCTCTACATGTTTCTCTGCTTTACTTCCTCTGATAACGATTTTTTTATAGTCTGGTCACATACAGTGTTTATTCGTCATTTTTAACTCAGCTCGACAGACACTGCCAAAATGATATTTACCGTTTGCTTGGACTATTGGGCAATTTATTAAATGAAGTGCACATGAATTATTTTAGTGGGAGCGAGCTAAATTGCAGAAATGAAGCCAAAGATGTGATTCAGAATGCCCCAGGGAAACAGATTTTGCCAAATTAAGGGAATCAACACCCAATACTGCACGCCTTACAGAAATAAGTTCTTcctggtttaaaaaacaaaaccaaaccaaaccctCATCTTTTGTTATTTGCTTGAAATCAGTGGAGAGAAATCAAACTGTACAGATAGGGAATTTAAAACAATACACATCAGTCATGTCACTCCATGAGAAGGGTGAGCAGATGGTGTACTCACTGGCTTCATCCGAGTCATAGTCATtggcttcctcctcctcctcagctggGGGAGGTTGCTGTCGGGCAGGAGGGGCACCGTAGGCAGTCGGCTGCCTCCTGTCCTCTCTCACTGCAGGAGGCGCTCTCTGCTCTGGAGGAACTGCACCGGAAGAGTAAGCACCTCCATCTCCGACCATTGAACCTACAACCACATTCAGTTGTCTCAGACTGCAAGAAATGACACTACTGaggatttctctctctctctaaacacaaacagctgtttcTCACCCTGCTGCGTCATGTTGGTGGATGCACAAGGCTGTGGTCTGGTGCTCTGGACAGGCACCATCTTCTTCATCACCACTGGGCTGCCCTGCCCGGCCTCTTCTGGGCCAGCCCCACCTGAGGCCATGCGCATAACTGGTTTAGGGGCCACAGGTGGGTAACCAGGACGGCCCTGTGGCTCGGGCCCTAAAAATAAGCATGAATCACATTATTCAGAACTTACATACTGCGCATAGGGAAAAAGTGCATAATAAGACCACTTCAGGCTGCTACTGCAGTGGATTCTGTAATACTCCCTGGTCTCTCCAGATACTTTTGATGTTGTAGCTTTTTCGTAGCACAGGCATTGACCTACATACGCTACAACAAGCTGTGGCAGCCAGCAACCATACATGCAGCAGCTATGCAGACTGCCTCTCTTGTACGGGGAACTCACACTGCACAGGTAATCACGCTGAAAGTGTGAAATGATGCTGTGCGACCCATCATGCCAGCACCACCTGGAGGCTCATTCCACGCCACAGCATGCGACTTCCGACAGTTTAATTGAGCTCTTCATGCCCCCCTCCTCTGCGACAGTGGGCGGCACAGCCAAATTTGGGTAGGAGATAAAAGGTTTGATGGCAGGGAAAAGAGCAATGAGAGGTGGGGCTGCATTATCAGAAAGGCTGATCTAAAGAGACTGAAGAGGTGGTGTTTGAAAAAGTCACACTGAAAATTAGAAATAGTAATTTTCCAAAAAGTGCAACTTTTCACTTTCTGAGCGGAAGCCAGTTAGCCTGCTTTGGTAGCTTCACACCTGGCCACCATAAAATAGCCAGCGTGGTCACGAAGGGGAGGAAATGAACCACTAGCACATCATAAAAACAGAATACTTAACAGAACACTATCAGAAGCCAGGAAGCGAGAGGAAAACGCATTCATATGGCAGATCTATCTTAAAAGGTTTCTAGATATTGAACTTGCCTGAGACCTGTTGTTCAGAGGCAAGAGCCTCATTTTGATTCTGACCTAAGAGACATAACATAGACCAActgagatagatagatagatagatagatagatagatagatagatagatagatagatagatagatagatagatagatagatagatagatagatagatagatagatagatagatagatagatagacagacagaataGAAAGTTGAAGCAAGCTGTCTACCTGGTGCTTGTTGTTGGGTTACTGTCTCCCTGGGCCCAGAGGCTTTTGGCCTCTGGGGCTCTGCTGCCTCCTGGGCACCTGTCTCTTTTGATTTAGATAATGGCATCGGCGATGGCAGGAAATGCTTAGGGAAACCTTTGAAAAACCAGGCACCAGATCTCTTCCACACctgagaaaagaggaaaagcatATTTTTATAGGCTTTTTCAGTGGATTATTactttaattgtaattttatcTCTCGGTTAAAAGCGCTCACCTCTCGCTGCTCTCTGCAGATCTTGCACAGCCACACAGCGCGTGGCCGACTGCCACACTGTGTGCCACACTTGGTACACATGTTCTACACAACAGATTAGAATAAAGATTACCAGCTGTTTGCCATTTTCAATGTTATTACAAATATACGGCTGACCTATTGGATTTTCTTAACCTTTAGCGTGAATCGCAGCAGAAGAGCTGACTCATTACCAACCTTTTTGCAGTCCTCGCACACCACTGAGCTGACCCCAGGTGagcccagctgctctccacacAGCAAACAGCGGGACACTCCATCCCCACACACAGTCTTTTTCATGTCGTCCAGGCGGTTTATCAAACgcctgcagcagcacagagtGCAATCTCACTTAAAATGTCAACAATTATTATCCCAAGTCAAAATATATGCGTGCAATCAGTCTCAGAAGAGAAACTACTGCAAGTCTTACCCAATTCTCTCCTGCTCCATGGCCTCCATTTTCTCAGCGCGGGCGATCACACTGTTTATAATCTCCTTCTCTTCATCGGTGAGGTCTGGACCGGGACCGGGGCCTGGCTGCATGGTCCAGTTTCCCCTGTAAGCCAAGCATACTCTGCAGTTGAAGGTGCACTATATGATTTAACTACACCAATCACACATTTACATGCAGGCTTCACATTCACTGATTGAGCAATGAATGAATGAGCATGCATTTACTGCATCAGCACATTGCTGCCTAATGCAATAAGATAGGAGTTTATCTACTTACTGTTCTTTATCACTATGTCACAAATCACAAATCAGACAGATGCAGGTGAAAAGAGGAAGGCACAGTTAGGTGTTGATGTGGCCATATGAAAGGTTTACTAGAAGAAAAATTGTTCTGAGCATCAGGCTTACCTAGCGTGCATGTTCCTCTGCCTGTCATTGGACACCCAGCGATCCGAGCTGCTGCTCATCACTGTGTCtgtcatgctgctctgttgcAGTCTGTGGGATAGACATAGAGACAGAAGGcatggataaattcagcatgaGGTAGTCAAACAAGCTTTAACTGATGTCATAAAAACTCTCTTGCTATATCTCAGAGCCACACTTTTACCTTTCCTGCACCCTTATCTCACGCTTATGCAGCACCAACTTAATTGCCACCGGATTGCTCTCTCATCAAAAAAGTCATTTCCTACAAATGTGTGAGCCAGGACAGAGCCAACATCAAATTGAAAAGTCACCAGCTACACTTCCTTTTAATTTCACAGTGCAGGGTTAATTAAAATGTCCATCAGAAGCCAAAAAAAAGTAGAATCTACAAAAATCAAATATCATTCCCAGAAAAGTAACTTTTAGCTTCTTCATCCACTTTGCTTCCAATGAGTTCGCATAAGCATGAGAAATACACCAACTTTCAAAGGGGCTTGCATTGCCAGATTTACCGCCTAATCAGTATCGTGTCCTCTTGCCAAGCCTGTTTCAATATATAGTTCCAGGAAAATATTCAAGCAGTGAATGGATGCAAGAaaacatttcagaaacatcacaAACTGATCTGAAAAATACACGACAGAGCTACAGCGACATAAGCGTTTCCCATACGGGGAGAGACGCTTACTGGGCATACAGCAATTGGAACGACGCTCATGACAAAACGAGCCTTCTTGTGCATGATGGTGCAGAGTGAAATgatgcaaaatgaaatgaagtgaGTGGTCTAGATGGTCTGAATTTAGATTTGCCTTCACTGTCAGGCCTGTGGAGATAAAGCTGTGCAAATTGGGGGTGGCAAGGTCAGTTATTTGAGCAGCTGTTAGTGAAGCCATAAGAAACGCTTCCCGTTTGTGAATCTGCACAAATCAAAGAAACAGATGGTTACGTGCAGCAGGAGTCGCTCAATTATGCAATGACACCACAGCTATGACTAAGAGTCTTTTTCCAGCATTTCTGATTGGTCATAGTGTGTTGGTTTAACGCCCTTTTTTTAATACCATCAAGTTATCAACTCCTTTGGCCCCAGGGATGTTGGTGAAGCTGGGTATGGAGGTGGGTGCTATGGGGGCAGGGGAGACTAATGTTTATAAGACTATTTATAAGACTTAACTTGGATCTTACTGACGCTCCATGAGGAATCTGAACTGGACTGTTTATAGACAAGAAG
It includes:
- the LOC116323066 gene encoding rabphilin-3A-like, with amino-acid sequence MTDTVMSSSSDRWVSNDRQRNMHASDKEQGNWTMQPGPGPGPDLTDEEKEIINSVIARAEKMEAMEQERIGRLINRLDDMKKTVCGDGVSRCLLCGEQLGSPGVSSVVCEDCKKNMCTKCGTQCGSRPRAVWLCKICREQREVWKRSGAWFFKGFPKHFLPSPMPLSKSKETGAQEAAEPQRPKASGPRETVTQQQAPGPEPQGRPGYPPVAPKPVMRMASGGAGPEEAGQGSPVVMKKMVPVQSTRPQPCASTNMTQQGSMVGDGGAYSSGAVPPEQRAPPAVREDRRQPTAYGAPPARQQPPPAEEEEEANDYDSDEATTLGSLEFSLHYEQESNSLHCTILKAKGLKPMDSNGLADPYVKLHLLPGASKSNKLRTKTLRNTRNPVWNETLTYHGLTDEDMQRKTLRVSVCDEDKFGHNEFIGETRVALKKLKMNQKKNFNVCLERVVPTKRTATAGTARGIALYEDEPGKDGTEVEERGRILISLLYSTQQNRLIIGVVRCVHLAAMDANGYSDPYVKICLKPDMGKKGKCKTQIKKRTLNPEFNEEFSFDIKHSELAKKTLDISVWDYDIGKSNDYIGGCQLGITAKGERLKHWYECLKNKDKKIERWHTLLNENHVASD